From one Rhodamnia argentea isolate NSW1041297 chromosome 1, ASM2092103v1, whole genome shotgun sequence genomic stretch:
- the LOC125316369 gene encoding putative calcium-transporting ATPase 13, plasma membrane-type, whose protein sequence is MTSILRGDSSFHIDESQLTKLVKDKDLGHLQEFGGVMKVASALETDVSAGIRGDPDDISRRQDAFGVNSYKKPPAKGFFHFMFEAFKDLMIMIHLVCAGLSLGFGIKENGVKEGWYDGGSIFVAVFLVITVSAVSNYCRNRQFEKLSRVSSNILIDVIRKGHRQRVSMFEILVGDVVCLKIGDQVPADGLFVDGHSLQVDESSITGESDHVEVNRNENPFLFSGTKVADGYAQMLVTSVGMNTTWGEMMSTISRDDSEQTPLQARLNKLTSSIGKVGLAVAFLVLVVLLIRYFTGNTQDENGNREYVAGQTTGDDIMNSVVGIIMVVEIPVGLPLAVILTLAYSMKRMMADQAMVRKLSACETMGSATTICTDKTGSLTMNQMKVTKFWVGQDSLAENAYSSASKYVLDLTQDGVALNTTGSVYRPSSGSEYEFSGSPTEKAILSWAVSQLTMDMEETKKGCEVIRVEPFNSQKKRSGVLTKKSVDDTVHVHWKGAAEMVLAMCSSFYDGSGIEKDLDKDERMRFEQIIEGMAASSLRCIAFAHKQVSEESTKEREEGKKIQEDSLTLLGLVGIKDPCRPGVKSAVQACQDAGVNIKMITGDNIFTAKAIAAECGILRPGDDASNGAIVEGAEFRSYTPEERLERVETIQVMARSSPFDKLLMVQCLKQKGHVVAVTGDGTNDAPALKEADIGLSMGIQGTEVAKESSDIVILDDNFASVVTVLRWGRCVYTNIQKFIQFQLTVNIAALVINFVATVSSSDVPLTAVQLLWVNLIMDALGALALATERPTRELMEKFPVGRTEPLITNVMWRNVAAQATYQMAVLLALQFKGESIFGVDEAVKQTLIFNAFVLCQVFNEFNARKLEKKNVFEGIHKNKLFLGIILVTVVLQVVMVEFLKRFADTERLSWGQWGVCIGIAAASWPIAWVVKCLPVPDTPIFSYVGFKSKKLVGKIVRREQ, encoded by the exons ATGACGAGCATTCTCCGTGGCGACTCCTCCTTCCACATTGATGAGTCACAGCTCACCAAGCTGGTCAAGGACAAGGACCTCGGCCACCTCCAGGAATTCGGCGGGGTCATGAAAGTGGCCTCCGCACTCGAAACTGATGTCTCGGCTGGGATAAGGGGCGACCCCGACGACATCTCTCGCAGGCAAGATGCTTTTGGCGTCAACTCATACAAGAAGCCGCCCGCCAAGGGCTTCTTCCACTTCATGTTTGAGGCTTTCAAGGACCTCATGATCATGATTCATCTTGTTTGCGCCGGGCTTTCACTCGGTTTCGGGATCAAGGAGAACGGGGTCAAGGAAGGCTGGTATGATGGCGGGAGCATATTCGTCGCAGTGTTCCTCGTGATCACCGTCTCGGCCGTGAGCAATTACTGCCGGAACCGGCAGTTCGAAAAATTGTCTCGGGTGAGTAGTAACATTCTCATCGATGTGATAAGGAAGGGTCATCGACAGCGGGTTTCCATGTTCGAGATCCTCGTCGGAGATGTCGTTTGTTTGAAGATCGGCGATCAAGTTCCGGCAGATGGACTGTTCGTGGACGGGCATTCCTTGCAG GTTGATGAATCGAGCATAACCGGGGAGAGTGATCACGTAGAAGTGAACCGCAATGAGAATCCATTCCTGTTCTCTGGAACAAAAGTCGCTGATGGGTATGCTCAGATGCTGGTTACCTCCGTCGGCATGAACACGACGTGGGGCGAGATGATGAGCACCATCAGCCGCGACGACAGCGAGCAGACCCCTTTACAGGCTCGGCTCAACAAGCTCACCTCGTCCATTGGCAAAGTCGGCTTGGCGGTCGCTTTCCTTGTTCTCGTGGTCCTGCTGATTCGCTATTTCACGGGAAACACACAGGACGAGAACGGGAACCGGGAATATGTTGCAGGCCAAACCACAGGTGATGATATCATGAATTCCGTGGTGGGCATCATCATGGTGGTGGAAATTCCTGTAGGCTTGCCGCTCGCGGTAATCCTCACTCTTGCATATTCGATGAAGAGGATGATGGCGGATCAGGCCATGGTGAGGAAGCTTTCGGCCTGCGAGACAATGGGGTCGGCCACTACTATTTGCACCGACAAGACTGGCAGTCTCACAATGAACCAGATGAAGGTGACGAAGTTCTGGGTCGGCCAAGACTCCCTGGCAGAAAACGCCTACTCCTCTGCCTCCAAGTATGTCCTGGATTTGACTCAGGATGGGGTTGCTTTGAACACCACGGGCAGCGTCTATAGGCCATCTTCGGGATCTGAGTATGAGTTCTCGGGTAGTCCCACCGAGAAAGCAATTCTATCCTGGGCAGTTTCGCAATTGACCATGGACATGGAGGAGACCAAGAAGGGCTGTGAAGTCATCCGAGTCGAACCCTTCAACTcgcagaagaagagaagcggtGTCCTAACAAAGAAGAGCGTGGACGACACGGTCCACGTGCACTGGAAAGGAGCGGCAGAGATGGTCTTGGCCATGTGTTCAAGCTTCTATGACGGGTCGGGGATAGAGAAAGATTTGGACAAAGATGAAAGGATGAGGTTCGAGCAGATTATTGAGGGGATGGCAGCGAGCAGCCTTAGGTGCATCGCTTTTGCTCATAAACAAGTCTCCGAGGAATCaaccaaagaaagagaagaagggaagaagatcCAAGAGGACAGCCTGACATTACTAGGACTTGTTGGTATTAAGGACCCGTGCCGCCCTGGTGTGAAGAGCGCAGTCCAGGCTTGTCAGGACGCGGGAGTGAACATCAAGATGATAACGGGAGACAACATCTTCACCGCTAAGGCCATTGCCGCAGAATGCGGGATTCTCAGGCCCGGGGACGATGCCTCCAATGGAGCCATCGTGGAAGGAGCTGAGTTCCGCAGCTACACGCCTGAGGAGAGGCTTGAGAGAGTCGAGACAATCCAGGTCATGGCGAGATCCTCGCCTTTCGATAAGCTTCTCATGGTTCAGTGCCTGAAGCAAAAAGGCCATGTGGTCGCCGTCACTGGGGATGGCACCAACGATGCACCGGCCCTCAAGGAAGCCGACATCGGGCTCTCGATGGGCATCCAAGGCACTGAGGTCGCCAAAGAGAGCTCCGACATTGTCATCCTCGACGACAACTTCGCCTCTGTGGTGACGGTGCTGCGGTGGGGTCGATGTGTCTACACTAACATCCAGAAGTTCATCCAGTTTCAACTCACGGTGAACATCGCAGCCCTTGTGATCAACTTCGTGGCTACAGTCTCCTCCAGTGACGTCCCCCTAACGGCGGTCCAGCTCTTATGGGTGAACCTGATCATGGACGCGCTCGGCGCCCTCGCCCTAGCCACTGAGAGGCCGACCAGGGAGCTCATGGAGAAGTTCCCCGTGGGCCGGACCGAGCCACTCATAACTAACGTCATGTGGCGGAATGTTGCAGCGCAAGCAACGTATCAAATGGCCGTCCTCCTCGCTCTACAATTCAAGGGCGAATCGATCTTCGGGGTCGACGAGGCAGTGAAGCAGACACTGATATTCAACGCGTTCGTCCTGTGCCAGGTCTTCAATGAGTTCAACGCGAGGAAGCTCGAGAAGAAGAACGTGTTCGAGGGCATTCACAAGAACAAGCTGTTCCTCGGGATCATCTTAGTGACGGTGGTCCTCCAGGTGGTGATGGTGGAGTTCCTGAAGCGGTTTGCCGACACTGAGCGGTTGAGCTGGGGCCAGTGGGGCGTGTGCATCGGGATCGCCGCCGCGTCTTGGCCTATCGCTTGGGTCGTCAAGTGCCTCCCGGTCCCTGATACACCAATCTTTAGCTACGTCGGATTCAAAAGCAAGAAGCTCGTGGGGAAAATCGTGCGCAGAGAACAGTAG